Proteins from a genomic interval of Ralstonia wenshanensis:
- the mobB gene encoding molybdopterin-guanine dinucleotide biosynthesis protein B: MSSRKALLGITGTSGSGKTTLVEQLIVRFVRDGRRVAAIKHTHHCFDLDSPGKDSYRMREAGSAEVVLVGGERLVLMREYANAVEPELDDVLALLSPATDLVIVEGYKRSTFPKIEVFRPSLGRAPLWPEIGGVVAVATDSPDAVQPPEGVAVLDLNDVDAVYRFAVQQLANAPI, from the coding sequence ATGAGTTCACGCAAGGCACTACTGGGCATCACCGGCACGTCGGGCAGCGGCAAGACCACGCTCGTCGAGCAGCTCATCGTCCGTTTCGTGCGCGACGGGCGGCGCGTGGCGGCCATCAAGCACACGCATCACTGCTTCGATCTCGATTCGCCGGGCAAGGATTCGTACCGTATGCGCGAAGCCGGCAGCGCCGAAGTCGTGCTCGTGGGCGGTGAACGCCTCGTGCTGATGCGCGAATACGCCAACGCCGTGGAACCCGAACTTGACGACGTGCTGGCGCTGCTCTCGCCTGCCACCGACCTCGTCATCGTAGAAGGCTATAAGCGCAGCACCTTCCCGAAAATCGAAGTGTTTCGCCCTTCACTGGGCCGCGCGCCACTGTGGCCAGAGATTGGCGGCGTGGTGGCGGTGGCCACCGATTCGCCTGACGCCGTGCAACCGCCTGAAGGCGTGGCCGTGCTGGATCTGAACGATGTCGATGCGGTGTACCGGTTTGCCGTACAGCAATTGGCCAATGCACCCATATGA
- a CDS encoding non-homologous end joining protein Ku, whose amino-acid sequence MPRVIWKGAVSFGLVHIPVALYPATRSDDLDFDWLDRRTMDRVGYKRINKTTGKEVPREQIVRGYAYEKDRYVILTDEDIRAANPVSTQTVDLLTFVDAAEIPFLYLDTPYFLAPDRRGEKVYALLREALTRSQKIGVANVVLHTKQHLAALIPMGPVLVLHTLRWSNEVRDWSELDVPEEGAKAAKLTAKEIDMAEKLIDDMSGTWDPAEYHDTFRDDILALVNRKVREGRTESVEPMEAEHAAPRTGNVIDLTDLLRQSLAKRGKGKGASNDEAEDEPAPRKRAPRKAAAKTARKTATRKRA is encoded by the coding sequence ATGCCTCGCGTGATCTGGAAGGGCGCCGTCAGCTTCGGCCTCGTCCACATTCCCGTTGCGCTGTATCCGGCCACCCGCAGCGACGACCTCGACTTCGACTGGCTCGACCGCCGCACCATGGACCGCGTCGGCTACAAGCGCATCAACAAGACCACCGGCAAAGAGGTGCCGCGCGAGCAGATCGTGCGTGGCTACGCCTACGAGAAAGACCGCTACGTGATCCTCACCGACGAGGACATCCGCGCCGCCAACCCGGTCTCGACGCAAACAGTCGATTTGCTGACCTTCGTGGATGCGGCGGAGATTCCGTTTCTCTATCTCGATACGCCCTACTTTCTGGCGCCCGACCGGCGCGGCGAAAAGGTCTACGCACTGCTGCGCGAGGCGCTCACACGCTCGCAGAAGATCGGTGTCGCCAACGTCGTGCTGCACACCAAGCAGCATCTGGCCGCGCTGATCCCGATGGGGCCGGTGCTCGTGCTGCATACGCTGCGCTGGTCCAACGAGGTGCGCGACTGGTCCGAACTCGACGTGCCGGAAGAAGGCGCGAAGGCCGCCAAGCTCACGGCCAAGGAAATCGACATGGCTGAAAAGCTGATCGACGACATGAGCGGCACCTGGGACCCTGCCGAATACCACGACACCTTCCGCGACGACATCCTTGCGCTGGTCAATCGCAAGGTGCGTGAAGGCCGCACGGAATCCGTCGAGCCAATGGAAGCCGAGCACGCTGCACCGCGCACCGGCAACGTGATCGACCTGACCGACCTGCTGCGGCAGAGCCTTGCCAAGCGCGGCAAGGGCAAAGGGGCGTCAAACGACGAGGCGGAAGACGAACCCGCACCGCGCAAGCGTGCCCCGCGCAAGGCCGCCGCCAAGACGGCGCGCAAGACAGCCACGCGCAAGCGCGCATAA
- a CDS encoding SGNH/GDSL hydrolase family protein, which translates to MKLRQWMGVVASAALALSLAACGGGESDQSGNPNVAKVQRMVVFGDSLSDAGTYTPAAAAVGGGKFTTNPGPIWAETVAGQLGVALTPAVMGYATSVQTCPKPGCFDYAQGGSRVTDPNGIGHNGGAGALTYPVKQQLANFYAASNNTFNGNNDVVFVFGGNNDIFYWAAAVATPNSGVTPAIATAQVQQAATDLVGYIKDMISKNATQLYVFNLPDSSLTPQGVAGGATGQALLHALVGAFNTTLQTGLAGTSARVIDFNSQLTAVIQNGATFGFSNTSVPACDATKINALVPGAGGSSLFCSANTLVATGADTSYLFADGVHPTTGGHRLIASNVLQRLLADNLVH; encoded by the coding sequence ATGAAGTTGCGTCAATGGATGGGCGTCGTCGCATCGGCGGCCCTGGCCTTGAGCCTGGCGGCTTGCGGCGGCGGTGAAAGCGATCAGAGCGGCAACCCCAACGTCGCCAAGGTGCAGCGCATGGTGGTATTCGGCGACAGCCTGAGCGACGCCGGCACCTACACGCCAGCAGCGGCTGCCGTGGGCGGCGGCAAGTTCACCACCAACCCCGGTCCGATCTGGGCGGAAACCGTGGCCGGACAACTTGGTGTGGCGCTCACGCCGGCCGTGATGGGTTACGCCACCTCGGTGCAGACCTGCCCGAAACCTGGTTGTTTCGACTACGCGCAAGGCGGCTCGCGCGTGACCGACCCGAATGGCATCGGTCACAACGGTGGCGCCGGGGCGCTCACGTATCCGGTCAAACAGCAACTCGCCAACTTCTACGCGGCCAGCAACAACACGTTCAACGGCAACAACGACGTGGTGTTCGTGTTCGGCGGCAACAACGACATCTTCTACTGGGCTGCCGCTGTCGCGACCCCCAACTCGGGTGTGACGCCCGCCATCGCGACCGCACAGGTGCAGCAGGCGGCGACCGATCTGGTCGGTTACATCAAGGACATGATCAGCAAGAACGCGACGCAGCTCTACGTGTTCAACCTGCCCGACAGCAGCCTGACGCCGCAGGGCGTGGCGGGCGGCGCGACAGGCCAGGCACTGCTGCATGCACTGGTGGGCGCGTTCAACACCACGCTGCAAACCGGGCTGGCCGGCACCAGCGCTCGCGTGATCGACTTCAACTCGCAGCTGACGGCCGTGATCCAGAACGGCGCGACGTTCGGGTTCAGCAACACGAGCGTGCCTGCGTGCGATGCGACCAAGATCAACGCGCTCGTGCCGGGCGCGGGCGGCAGCTCGCTGTTCTGCTCGGCCAACACGTTGGTGGCCACGGGGGCCGATACGTCCTACCTGTTCGCCGACGGCGTGCACCCCACCACGGGCGGCCATCGCCTGATTGCAAGCAATGTGCTGCAGCGCCTGCTTGCAGACAATCTGGTGCATTGA
- a CDS encoding L-threonylcarbamoyladenylate synthase, whose protein sequence is MPHRTKTPYTMPSAERLDEAARRLEAGELVAFPTETVYGLGADAENPQAIAKIYAAKGRPSSHPVIVHVVDGADISYWADDVPGIALQLIEAFWPGPLTLILKRAPHIPAAVAGGQDSIGLRCPSHPVAQALLSRFKRGRGGIAAPSANKFGQVSPTTAQHVRDEFGDAVFVLEGDGVDVGIESTIIDLSRLDQGIGPVLLRPGAITPEDIERVTGEVPALPDAAAPRASGTLKAHYAPRTPLYLVPAADVPARLAALPADKRIVWLGAPVALRDGCDQRVAPATPAAYANALYALLRELDRGAYDAIWVETLADTPAWAAVNDRLRRAAAAFETDL, encoded by the coding sequence ATGCCGCATCGGACCAAAACGCCCTACACCATGCCTTCCGCTGAACGCCTTGATGAGGCCGCGCGCAGGCTGGAGGCCGGCGAGCTGGTCGCCTTCCCGACCGAGACCGTGTACGGACTCGGTGCCGATGCCGAAAATCCGCAAGCGATCGCCAAGATCTACGCAGCCAAGGGCCGGCCGTCCAGTCACCCCGTCATCGTGCACGTGGTGGATGGGGCCGACATTTCCTACTGGGCCGACGATGTGCCCGGCATCGCGCTGCAGCTCATCGAAGCGTTCTGGCCGGGGCCACTGACGCTGATCCTGAAACGTGCACCGCACATCCCGGCCGCCGTGGCAGGCGGGCAGGACAGCATCGGGCTGCGTTGCCCGTCGCACCCGGTGGCGCAGGCGTTGCTCTCGCGCTTCAAGCGTGGGCGCGGCGGTATTGCGGCGCCGTCGGCCAACAAGTTCGGTCAGGTCAGCCCGACCACCGCGCAGCACGTGCGGGATGAATTCGGTGATGCCGTGTTCGTGCTCGAAGGCGACGGCGTGGACGTGGGCATCGAGTCGACCATCATTGATCTTTCACGGCTGGACCAGGGCATTGGCCCCGTGCTGCTGCGCCCGGGCGCCATCACGCCTGAAGACATCGAGCGCGTGACTGGCGAAGTGCCTGCGCTACCGGACGCCGCTGCGCCGCGTGCTTCCGGCACGTTGAAGGCGCACTACGCGCCGCGCACGCCGTTGTATTTGGTGCCGGCGGCCGATGTGCCTGCGCGCTTGGCTGCACTGCCCGCTGACAAGCGCATCGTGTGGCTTGGTGCCCCCGTGGCACTGCGTGATGGTTGCGACCAGCGCGTCGCTCCCGCCACACCCGCCGCCTACGCCAACGCGCTCTATGCGCTGTTGCGCGAACTCGATCGCGGCGCTTACGACGCCATCTGGGTGGAAACCCTAGCCGACACGCCCGCCTGGGCTGCTGTCAACGACCGCCTGCGTCGCGCGGCCGCCGCGTTCGAGACGGACCTCTAA
- the ligD gene encoding DNA ligase D, producing MPRHLADYRRKRDFTQTQEPAGARRKADEQRENGALHFVIQKHDATRLHYDFRLELDGTLKSWAVPKGPSLDPADKRLAVHVEDHPLDYADFEGHIPEGQYGGGDVIVWDRGTWRPHGDPRKAYRDGKLKFDLDGEKLHGAWALVRTHLHGTGKHPKEQWLLIKERDDQVRASTDYDVTQALPASVITGETVGTKPRAKGKAKAGDGRTERSEPAQVRPPAGAVPATLPRTLEPQLATLVDGPPTHGEWDYEVKFDGYRILARIDGNTVRLFSRNGRDWTAKLPRQARTLRALGLREAWLDGEVVVMGERGVPDFQALQNAFETAHAEHIAYYLFDIPFCNGMDLRGVPLRERRALLQRILDAAPGDLDRDAVLFSGTFNAAPEDLLSSACSMSLEGVIGKRADAPYRAGRSPAWIKLKCGQRQEFVIGGYSAPKGSRSGFGALLLGVYDDAGKLRYAGRVGTGFNETSLHALHHELTGLTIDTPPFANPPSGSDARDVQWVKPERVAEIAFAEWTREGMVRQAVFQGLRDDKPARNIVREQAKPPSATARKETRAVHAPERKVRPGAERIADVDVTHPDRVIEKAGGTTKADLARYYASVAEWMLPHLHNRPTSLVRAPDGIDGERFFQKHSAALKLQGITQLDPSLDPGHPSLLAINSAEALVGAVQMGTVEFHTWNALADRIEQPDRIVFDIDPDPALPFARVIEATQLTLALLDELGLKAFLKTSGGNGMHVVVPLTRREAAGWDTLKAFAQAVVQHMAATFPDRFVAKMGPQNRVGKIFIDYLRNNRGASTVAAYSVRARTGLPVSVPIRHDELEGLQASAQWTLRTLPERLAKLKGDPWADYAGTRQSVTADMRKRIGAND from the coding sequence ATGCCACGCCATCTCGCCGACTACCGCCGCAAGCGCGATTTCACGCAGACACAAGAACCCGCGGGTGCACGCCGCAAAGCCGACGAGCAGCGTGAAAACGGCGCCTTGCACTTCGTGATCCAGAAGCACGACGCCACGCGTTTGCATTACGACTTCCGGCTCGAACTCGACGGTACGCTCAAGAGTTGGGCCGTCCCCAAGGGCCCGAGCCTGGACCCCGCCGACAAGCGTCTCGCCGTGCATGTTGAAGACCACCCGCTGGACTACGCGGATTTCGAAGGCCACATCCCCGAAGGCCAATACGGCGGTGGCGACGTCATCGTATGGGACCGCGGTACGTGGCGCCCGCATGGCGATCCGCGCAAGGCGTACCGCGACGGCAAGCTCAAATTCGATCTCGACGGCGAGAAGCTGCACGGCGCATGGGCGCTGGTGCGCACGCATTTGCACGGCACGGGGAAGCATCCGAAAGAACAGTGGCTGTTGATCAAGGAGCGCGATGATCAGGTTCGCGCATCGACCGACTACGACGTGACGCAGGCACTGCCCGCCAGCGTGATCACCGGGGAAACCGTCGGCACAAAGCCCCGGGCCAAAGGAAAGGCCAAGGCCGGTGACGGCAGGACGGAGCGTTCCGAACCGGCGCAAGTGCGACCACCCGCCGGTGCCGTGCCCGCCACGTTGCCCAGAACGCTGGAGCCCCAACTCGCCACGCTGGTCGATGGGCCGCCCACCCACGGCGAGTGGGACTACGAAGTGAAATTCGACGGCTACCGCATCCTTGCGCGCATCGACGGCAACACCGTGCGCCTGTTCAGCCGCAACGGCCGCGACTGGACGGCCAAGCTGCCGCGCCAGGCGCGCACGCTGCGCGCGCTGGGCCTGCGTGAGGCGTGGCTCGACGGCGAAGTCGTGGTGATGGGCGAACGCGGCGTGCCCGACTTCCAGGCGCTGCAGAACGCCTTTGAAACCGCGCATGCCGAACACATTGCCTACTACCTGTTCGACATCCCGTTCTGCAACGGCATGGACTTGCGCGGTGTGCCGTTGCGCGAGCGGCGGGCGCTGCTCCAACGCATTCTCGATGCCGCGCCGGGTGACTTGGACCGCGATGCGGTGCTGTTCTCAGGCACGTTCAACGCGGCACCCGAAGATTTGCTGTCTTCCGCATGCAGCATGTCGCTCGAGGGTGTGATCGGCAAGCGCGCGGATGCGCCGTACCGCGCCGGCCGCAGCCCGGCATGGATCAAACTCAAATGCGGGCAGCGGCAGGAATTCGTGATCGGCGGCTACAGCGCGCCCAAGGGCAGCCGCAGCGGCTTCGGCGCACTCCTGCTCGGCGTCTATGATGACGCGGGCAAGCTGCGCTATGCGGGGCGCGTTGGCACCGGCTTCAACGAGACGAGCCTGCACGCCCTGCATCACGAACTGACGGGGCTGACCATCGACACGCCGCCCTTTGCCAACCCGCCTAGCGGCAGCGACGCGCGCGACGTGCAATGGGTCAAGCCGGAGCGTGTGGCCGAAATCGCCTTTGCCGAATGGACGCGCGAAGGCATGGTGCGGCAGGCGGTGTTTCAAGGTTTGCGCGACGACAAACCCGCGCGCAACATCGTGCGTGAACAAGCCAAGCCGCCCAGCGCCACCGCCCGCAAGGAGACCCGCGCCGTGCATGCCCCCGAACGCAAGGTGCGCCCCGGTGCCGAACGCATCGCGGATGTCGACGTCACGCATCCGGATCGCGTGATCGAGAAAGCCGGCGGCACCACCAAGGCCGACCTGGCGCGCTATTACGCGAGCGTGGCCGAATGGATGCTGCCGCATCTGCACAACCGGCCGACGTCGCTGGTGCGCGCGCCCGATGGCATCGACGGCGAGCGCTTCTTCCAGAAGCATTCCGCCGCGCTCAAGCTGCAGGGCATCACGCAGCTGGACCCGTCGCTTGATCCGGGGCATCCGTCGCTGCTGGCGATCAACTCGGCGGAAGCCCTGGTCGGTGCGGTGCAGATGGGCACGGTGGAATTCCACACGTGGAATGCGCTGGCCGACCGCATCGAACAGCCCGACCGCATCGTCTTCGATATCGACCCGGACCCGGCGTTGCCCTTCGCACGGGTGATCGAGGCCACGCAGCTTACGCTCGCGCTGCTCGATGAACTCGGCCTGAAGGCGTTCCTGAAAACCAGCGGCGGGAACGGCATGCACGTGGTGGTGCCGCTCACGCGCCGCGAGGCGGCCGGCTGGGACACGCTCAAAGCCTTCGCGCAAGCCGTGGTGCAGCACATGGCCGCAACTTTCCCTGACCGCTTTGTCGCCAAGATGGGCCCGCAGAACCGCGTGGGAAAAATCTTCATCGACTATCTGCGCAACAACCGCGGCGCGAGCACGGTGGCGGCGTATTCGGTGCGCGCGCGGACTGGGCTGCCGGTGTCGGTGCCGATCCGCCATGACGAACTGGAGGGGCTGCAGGCGTCTGCCCAGTGGACGCTGCGCACGCTGCCGGAGCGGCTGGCCAAGCTCAAGGGTGATCCGTGGGCCGACTACGCCGGCACGCGCCAATCGGTCACGGCCGATATGCGCAAGCGCATCGGCGCCAATGACTGA
- the dacB gene encoding D-alanyl-D-alanine carboxypeptidase/D-alanyl-D-alanine endopeptidase — MARIRPTRLLNLSRSALACALLLTIAASPLAHAKKAKAHAAPRATAAQARQAAHNPAGLPANVALAFARAHIPLDAVSVFVIRTGSATPILQWNADTGMNPASTMKLLTTFAGLDLLGPDFRWKTRAYADNPPVNGTLNGNLYLRGQGDPKLIPEELVKLVTDVRRAGVDELAGNIVLDRTYFEGGLSDAPPLDGDSARAYNVAPDALLYSFKTLTFTLSPDAGNGAVNIDVSPPLAQLQIDNQLRTTRGGCGDWKTTSGANISTQTDGHVLASFDGRYAAACGERVFNIAALTHADFIWGGFLALWQQAGGTTRFTPGLREGKVPRQAVLLATHYGPPLSEVVHDIDKYSNNVMARQLFLTIGAEIGRKPASVRQSTEVINQWLAKQNLTMPELVLENGSGLSRIERISARNMGRLLQQADANPNGGVLRDALPVVGVDGTMRNRLTRAGVAGNAEIKTGTLNDVRAIAGYVEGENGERFVVVSMINHPNASGGQAAHDALLQWIYQGAPR; from the coding sequence ATGGCCCGAATTCGTCCGACCCGTTTGCTGAATCTGTCGCGCAGTGCGCTTGCCTGCGCGTTGCTCTTGACCATTGCGGCCTCGCCGCTGGCCCACGCCAAGAAGGCCAAGGCCCACGCGGCGCCGCGCGCCACCGCGGCACAAGCTCGCCAAGCCGCGCACAACCCCGCCGGATTGCCCGCCAACGTGGCGCTGGCCTTTGCACGTGCACACATCCCGCTGGATGCGGTGAGCGTGTTCGTGATCCGCACCGGCAGCGCCACGCCCATCCTGCAGTGGAATGCCGACACCGGAATGAACCCGGCGTCGACCATGAAGCTGCTGACCACCTTCGCAGGGCTGGACCTGCTCGGCCCGGATTTTCGCTGGAAGACCAGGGCCTATGCCGACAACCCGCCCGTCAACGGCACGCTCAACGGCAACCTGTACCTGCGCGGCCAGGGCGATCCGAAGCTGATTCCCGAAGAACTCGTCAAGCTGGTGACCGACGTGCGCCGCGCCGGGGTGGACGAACTGGCCGGCAACATCGTGCTCGATCGCACCTACTTCGAGGGTGGCCTGTCGGATGCGCCGCCGCTGGACGGTGACAGCGCGCGCGCCTACAACGTCGCGCCCGACGCGCTGCTGTATTCGTTCAAGACGCTGACGTTCACGCTGTCGCCGGATGCCGGTAACGGCGCGGTCAACATCGATGTATCGCCGCCGCTGGCGCAGTTGCAGATCGACAACCAGTTGCGCACCACGCGCGGCGGCTGCGGCGACTGGAAGACGACCTCCGGCGCGAACATCTCCACGCAAACCGACGGCCATGTGCTTGCCAGCTTCGACGGCCGCTATGCCGCCGCGTGCGGCGAACGCGTCTTCAATATCGCCGCGCTTACGCATGCCGACTTCATCTGGGGCGGCTTCCTGGCGCTGTGGCAGCAAGCCGGCGGCACGACGCGTTTCACGCCGGGCCTGCGCGAAGGCAAGGTGCCACGTCAGGCTGTTCTGCTGGCCACGCACTACGGCCCGCCGTTGTCGGAAGTCGTGCACGACATCGACAAGTATTCGAACAACGTGATGGCGCGCCAGCTGTTCCTGACGATTGGCGCGGAAATCGGCCGCAAGCCCGCATCGGTTCGGCAGTCGACCGAGGTCATCAACCAGTGGCTTGCAAAACAGAACCTGACGATGCCGGAACTGGTGCTGGAGAACGGCTCGGGCCTGTCGCGCATCGAGCGCATCAGCGCACGCAACATGGGGCGCCTGCTGCAGCAGGCTGATGCCAACCCGAACGGCGGCGTGCTGCGCGATGCGCTGCCCGTCGTCGGCGTGGACGGCACCATGCGCAACCGCCTGACACGTGCCGGGGTGGCCGGCAACGCCGAGATCAAGACTGGCACGCTCAACGACGTGCGCGCCATCGCGGGCTACGTGGAAGGTGAAAACGGCGAGCGCTTCGTGGTGGTCAGCATGATCAACCACCCGAACGCCAGCGGCGGCCAGGCCGCCCACGACGCACTGCTGCAATGGATTTACCAGGGCGCGCCGCGATGA
- a CDS encoding tetratricopeptide repeat protein — MLSRLSAALLGAAFFCSALPVAARDWVAPNATLGRGAQVHQFVLVDPATGRAMPNARYRLFLPDHTIAGKPPQVGETDSVIFGTTDSAGRTAKVRLPKRYAAARWVLNPVVGHGELGESFRLVDSLGGAPIGRHPYLVDVVGEYLFCGHSSAGGYTAYVQSRESRTVQLENTLAFSGADDAWCAGEGRAIADSGNAPGAPDLYTQYLGTLTANAATLSEDLQSRIARKLMSLAIAERDAARIDLALDLQPVPEDRLNSYGYELVNAGLRVERGMSMIDAYLAQHPNDPFALDSKGWALYRLGRNDEALTWFDRSIAVFTQPDGDYEASDDAVREARAEGLAHKGEVLWKLGRADEAHDCFKQGLAISPQNDVLKATLARLAVTLPTADAK; from the coding sequence ATGCTTTCCCGTCTATCGGCCGCGCTGCTTGGCGCGGCATTTTTTTGCTCGGCCCTGCCAGTCGCTGCGCGTGACTGGGTCGCCCCGAATGCCACGCTCGGACGCGGCGCGCAGGTCCACCAGTTCGTGCTCGTCGACCCGGCGACCGGGCGCGCAATGCCCAACGCGCGCTACCGCCTGTTCCTGCCCGACCACACCATCGCCGGCAAGCCGCCGCAGGTGGGTGAAACCGACAGCGTGATCTTCGGCACGACCGACAGCGCCGGGCGCACGGCCAAGGTGCGGTTGCCAAAGCGTTATGCGGCGGCACGCTGGGTGCTCAATCCGGTGGTCGGCCATGGCGAGCTTGGCGAATCGTTCCGCCTGGTCGATTCGCTCGGCGGCGCGCCGATCGGAAGGCACCCATATTTGGTCGATGTCGTCGGCGAATACCTGTTCTGCGGCCACTCCAGCGCGGGCGGGTATACCGCCTATGTGCAATCGCGCGAGTCGCGCACCGTGCAGCTTGAAAACACGTTGGCCTTCAGCGGGGCCGACGACGCGTGGTGTGCCGGTGAAGGCCGCGCGATTGCCGACAGCGGCAACGCGCCGGGCGCACCCGATCTCTACACGCAGTACCTCGGCACGCTCACGGCCAACGCGGCGACACTCAGCGAAGACTTGCAGAGCCGCATCGCGCGCAAACTGATGTCGCTGGCGATTGCGGAACGCGATGCCGCGCGCATCGACCTCGCGCTCGACTTGCAGCCGGTGCCAGAAGACCGCCTCAACAGCTACGGCTATGAACTCGTTAACGCGGGCCTGCGCGTGGAGCGCGGCATGTCAATGATCGACGCATATCTGGCCCAGCACCCGAACGACCCATTCGCCCTCGACAGCAAGGGCTGGGCGCTGTACCGGCTCGGCCGGAACGACGAAGCGCTGACCTGGTTTGACCGCTCCATCGCCGTGTTCACGCAACCCGACGGCGACTATGAAGCGAGCGATGACGCGGTACGCGAAGCACGCGCGGAAGGCCTCGCACACAAGGGCGAAGTGCTGTGGAAGCTGGGTCGCGCAGACGAAGCGCACGATTGCTTCAAGCAGGGGCTCGCCATCTCGCCGCAAAACGATGTGCTCAAGGCCACGCTAGCCCGCCTGGCGGTGACATTGCCGACGGCCGACGCAAAGTAA
- a CDS encoding 5-(carboxyamino)imidazole ribonucleotide synthase: MADDLNPRLAQAHTAESRALNVPNAILPDAWLGMLGGGQLGRMFTHAAQAMGYKVCVLDPDPNSPAGTIAERHLCAGYTDEAALAEMAALCPAVTTEFENVPAQALDKLEQLGAFVAPRANCVSIAQNRIAEKKFFALCAARTGIHPAPSWVIEHEADIEQLPADLLPGILKIARMGYDGKGQARVSTVEELRAAWGAMQHVPCVLEKMLPLAYEVSVLAARGADGTTATWPLAENEHRDGILFSTIMPSRSVSDDIATRTRAAAAMVAEEMGYVGVLCIEFFVLQDGSLVANEMAPRPHNSGHITMDVCETSQFEQQVRAMARLPLGSTRQHSPGRMLNVLGDVWFEYGLERTPAWQEVMRHSGTKVHLYGKADARPGRKMGHVNCVGTSPEVVDEAFRHASHVLGLQPA; the protein is encoded by the coding sequence ATGGCCGACGACCTGAACCCGCGCCTGGCGCAAGCCCACACCGCGGAATCCCGCGCGCTGAACGTTCCCAACGCGATCCTGCCCGATGCCTGGCTTGGCATGCTCGGCGGTGGCCAGCTCGGCCGCATGTTCACGCACGCCGCACAGGCGATGGGCTATAAGGTTTGCGTGCTCGACCCGGACCCGAACAGCCCCGCTGGCACCATCGCCGAGCGCCATCTCTGCGCCGGCTACACCGACGAAGCCGCATTGGCCGAGATGGCCGCGCTGTGCCCGGCCGTCACCACCGAGTTCGAGAACGTGCCCGCGCAAGCGCTCGACAAGCTTGAGCAGCTCGGCGCGTTCGTTGCGCCGCGTGCCAACTGCGTATCGATCGCGCAGAACCGCATCGCCGAGAAGAAATTCTTCGCGCTGTGTGCCGCACGCACCGGCATCCACCCCGCGCCGAGCTGGGTGATCGAGCACGAAGCCGATATCGAACAACTGCCCGCCGACCTGCTGCCCGGCATCCTGAAGATTGCCCGCATGGGCTACGACGGCAAGGGCCAGGCGCGTGTCTCAACGGTGGAAGAGCTGCGCGCCGCCTGGGGCGCCATGCAGCACGTGCCGTGCGTGCTGGAGAAGATGCTGCCGCTGGCGTACGAGGTGTCGGTGCTGGCCGCCCGCGGCGCCGATGGCACGACCGCCACCTGGCCGCTTGCCGAGAACGAACACCGTGACGGCATCCTGTTTTCAACGATCATGCCCTCGCGCAGCGTGTCGGACGACATTGCCACGCGCACCCGCGCCGCCGCGGCGATGGTCGCCGAAGAGATGGGCTACGTCGGCGTGCTTTGCATCGAATTCTTCGTCTTGCAGGACGGCTCGCTCGTCGCCAACGAAATGGCGCCGCGTCCGCACAACTCCGGCCACATCACCATGGACGTGTGCGAGACCAGCCAGTTCGAGCAGCAGGTGCGGGCCATGGCCCGGCTGCCGCTGGGCAGCACGCGCCAGCACTCGCCGGGCCGCATGCTCAACGTGCTTGGCGACGTGTGGTTCGAATACGGCCTGGAACGCACGCCTGCATGGCAGGAGGTCATGCGCCACAGCGGTACCAAGGTCCACCTGTACGGCAAGGCCGATGCGCGCCCGGGCCGCAAGATGGGCCACGTGAATTGCGTCGGCACCTCGCCGGAAGTGGTGGACGAAGCGTTCCGCCATGCCTCGCACGTGCTCGGTCTGCAGCCCGCCTAA